Proteins from a single region of Sediminispirochaeta bajacaliforniensis DSM 16054:
- the surE gene encoding 5'/3'-nucleotidase SurE: protein MRILLSNDDGIASSGLETLRRALSREHEVWVAAPETERSGMSHSITLRDPVRFREVGERIYACSGTPADCVLYSLLGALPEKFDIVVSGINRGPNLGTDIIFSGTAAAARQGALSGVPAVAVSVAPMHPPFPFEAAAEFVRVNLDLFLRLWARDHFININVPNPSRERPYKVLFTHPSKRIYDDTIAAMKGPRGENFYFLAGDTVHAEDEPGSDWAAVNSGNISVSPVFLHPMNHQESELYRSARFEVPDHEQFT from the coding sequence ATGCGGATACTTCTGAGTAATGACGATGGTATAGCCAGTTCCGGATTGGAAACCTTGCGTAGGGCCCTCTCTCGTGAACATGAGGTGTGGGTTGCGGCTCCCGAGACCGAGCGCAGTGGTATGAGTCATTCCATTACCCTTCGGGATCCGGTTCGGTTTCGAGAGGTCGGGGAACGGATCTATGCGTGTAGCGGCACCCCGGCCGATTGCGTTCTCTACTCTCTTTTAGGGGCACTTCCCGAAAAATTCGATATTGTCGTCAGTGGTATCAATCGGGGGCCGAATTTGGGAACGGATATTATCTTCTCGGGGACCGCGGCTGCTGCACGGCAGGGTGCCCTCTCTGGAGTTCCTGCGGTTGCTGTTTCCGTTGCACCAATGCATCCTCCTTTTCCCTTTGAGGCCGCCGCAGAATTCGTTCGGGTAAACCTTGATCTTTTTCTTCGACTCTGGGCGCGGGATCATTTTATCAACATAAATGTACCGAATCCGAGCCGGGAACGGCCCTATAAGGTTCTTTTCACCCACCCATCCAAACGAATCTACGATGATACCATTGCCGCCATGAAGGGGCCGCGAGGAGAGAACTTTTATTTCTTGGCCGGTGATACCGTTCATGCCGAAGATGAACCCGGTTCTGACTGGGCTGCTGTGAACAGCGGTAACATTTCGGTTTCTCCGGTTTTCTTGCATCCCATGAATCATCAGGAGAGTGAACTGTACCGGTCCGCCCGGTTTGAGGTACCGGATCATGAACAATTT